CGCCATGCTCGTCATTGTTGGATTGGTTGTTCTGCTCGTCGCGGTGATCGTGGGATTCACCGGGGTGCTTTTCAATGCGGGGCCCGCGCACCCATTGACGGAGAACTTCGATGTCTTCGGCTATCACGTCACCGGGTCGACGGGCACGCTGTTCCTGTTCGGGATCGTCATCGGCGCGGTCGCGATGCTGGGATTGAGTGTGCTGCTGGCCGGCGCGCAGCGCAGCGCGGGACGCGGGCGAGCCGCCCGCCGTGAACTCGACAGGTCACGACGTGAGACCGCGTTTCTGAATCAGGAGCGCGATCGGCGGCTCGAACACGACCAGGACCACGCCGTCGCAGCCTCGGCGGTGCCCCCGCAGCGCGCCGTCCCCAGCCGCAGCAGAGATGCTCGGTTCGGCCGGTGGTGGCACGGTGGACAACCGGTGCGCGCCGCCGGAGTCGACACCGCCGGTAGGCCAACCCCGGCCGATACCTCCAGCCCGCGCTCGCGGGGGCGGTGAACACCGAAAACCAAGGAGCACGTAAATGAGCGTCGGTAAGAAGATCGCCCACAAGGCCGAATCCGCCAAGGGCACGGTGAAAAAGCTCTTCGGTCGCGCCATCGGCAACACCCGCCTGCGTACTGAAGGACGCGCCGATCAGTTCAAGGGCAACACCAAACAGGCCGGCGCCAAGGTCAAAGACGCCTTCAAACACTGATCTGAGCAACACCGTGCCCGGACACACCTACCCAGAAACTAGGCAACCGCCATGATCGTCCTCGGAATCATCCTCATCGTTCTGGGGCTCCTGCTTCCCAGCCTCGTCCCCACGTTCGCGTTCGCCCACATAGTTTTGGTCGTCGGAGTCATCCTGCTGGTCGTCGGCCTGCTCATGATGCTCATGGGACGGATGGGTCACGCTGTCGGCGGCCGCCGCCACTACTACTGAGCGACCACCGTCAACGGCGGACGGCACAATCCCTGGCGGCCCCGCGGACTCCACCGCGCCGGCCACCCAGTACCTCACGCCGCCGAGAGCATTCCTTAGCCTCCGGCCACCAAAGTTTCACGCTCAACGAACCCCAAGGAGCCGACATGCCCACCAGCAGTATCGTTTTGATCGTCGTCATCGTCATCGCGGCCATCTTGCTTATCGCCGCAATCGTGTGGGTGGCGCGTAACAAACGCAACGAACATCGTCACGTAGCAGCCGAAGAGATTCGCGAGGCCGCCAGGGACGAGACGCCGCAGGTTCGGCAGCGCGAGGCACGCGCCGACGAGACCGCCGCCCGGGCCCGCGCCGCTCAGGCTGAATCCGACGTCAAGGCAGCCCAAGCGTCCGGTCTGCAACAGCAGGCCGTCGCCTACCGCAGCGAGGCAGAGACCTCCCGCCACCAGCTCGACGAGCAGTGGGACCGCGCGGACACGATGGATCCGACCTCGCAAACACCCGAAACGCCCAGAACTGCCGACCGCAATGAACACCAAGCCCACTGACCGTCGCCAGCTCAAACCTCGCACCCCGCCTGAAATCGCCACTCGCGCAACAACTTAACATCGCTGGACCGCAAAATTCACAGCCATCGGCGGTAGCTTGCGTACCCGCAACCCATCTGCGTGTCATCGCTGATCGCAGGATTAGGACCGGTTCACGACCAAGACAGGAGCGTCGCCATGACGCCACAACCGAGACGAAAAAACGATCAGAACTCGACCGTACCCGCGCGCACGCCGCGGCTTAGGCTGAAACCTAAGGCGCCGCACACCGGATCGTTCTGGGGCTCCTCCTTCCCAGCCTTGCCACCACATTCGCGTTCGCCCATATTGTCTTGGTCGTCGGCGTCATCCTGCTGGTCGTTGGCCTGCTCATGATGCTGATGGGGCGGACGGGTCACGCCATCGGCGGCCGGCGTCACTACTACTGACCGGTCCGCAACGCTGACCGGGTCGATGCGGGTCGTGGCCGACTGACCCCGGACGCGCAACGACATACCCACTTCGACACTGGTCAGCGATGCAATGCCCTCAGCCATACCCCCTCACGCCAACAAATTCATGTTTCAACAATCACAAGGAGCCGATATGGCTACCAGCAGTATCGTTTTCGTCGCCCTCGTCGTGTTCGCGACGACCATACCTATCGCTGCCTTCGCGTGGGTGGCGGGCAATAAACGCCAGAAAGATCCCTCTGCCACGCCCGACAACATCCAGCAATCCGTCAAAGCGGACCCACCGCAATTTCGGCGGCGCGAGGCGTGGGCTGACGAGGCCGCCGCCCGCAGCACTCCGCATGGCCAGAAGCCGACATCTGGGCGACCGCAGTATGGGGCCTGTGTCAACGGGACGGCGTCCGCCACAACGCGTCGCCGGATCCCGTTGAACAGCTCGACGACCCAGTGGGACCGAGCGGACACGAGGGATACCGTCCCACAGGCGCCCCATGAGCATGCGTGAATGCCGATCACAAGAAGCGTCAGGACAATTGACATTCGCCAAGACGCCACGGACGGTCGGCATAGAGGAAGAGTTCCACCTTGTCGACCTCACAACCAGGCGGCTGGCAACGCGGGCACCAGAGCTGCTACCGCTGCTGCCTGACGGTTATGTGGCCGAATTGCAGAGCTGCGTGGTCGAGACCAACGGCAGTGTGGTCAGCACGCTTCCGGAATTGCGGGCTGATCTGACAGCGCGGCGTCGAGTCCTCGTCGATACCGCCGCCACACTCGGGTTGGGCGTGGTTGCCGCAGGCGCGGTTCCGCTGTCGGTGCCCAGCGAGATGCGAGTGACCCAGACTTCCCGTTATCAGCAGATGCTTGCCGACTATCAGCTGTTGGCGCGCGAACAACTGATCTGTGGAACCCAGATCCACGTTGGAATCGACGATCCTGATGAGTCTGTCCTAGTGGCCGGTCGGGTAGCCGCCTATGTTCCCACTTTGCTTGCGTTGAGCGCGAGTTCGCCGTTCTGGTCCGACGGATCTGACACCGGCTACAGCAGTGTCCGCACATTGGTTTGGCAGCGATGGCCGACCACTGGATTGGCGCCTCCGGCCACGTCAGCCGCCGAGTACGACGCGTTGATCTCCGATCTGATTGCAACCGGGGTGATCACCGATGCGGGGATGTCGTATTTTGACGTCCGCCCCGCCTTGCGCACTCCCACCTTGGAGCTACGCGTGTGTGATAGCTGTCCACGCGCCGACACCATCGTGCTCATCACGGCGCTATTCCGCGCGCTCGTCGAACGCGAAATCGAGGGACTACGTGCCGGGGTGCCTGCCGCCATAGTGGTCCCCCCGCTCGGCCGTGCCGCGCTGTGGCGAGCCGCCCGTTCAGGCCTGGAAGGCGACCTGGTGGACTT
The genomic region above belongs to Mycolicibacterium sp. HK-90 and contains:
- a CDS encoding CsbD family protein — encoded protein: MSVGKKIAHKAESAKGTVKKLFGRAIGNTRLRTEGRADQFKGNTKQAGAKVKDAFKH
- a CDS encoding DUF6131 family protein codes for the protein MIVLGIILIVLGLLLPSLVPTFAFAHIVLVVGVILLVVGLLMMLMGRMGHAVGGRRHYY
- a CDS encoding DUF6131 family protein, giving the protein MVLGLLLPSLATTFAFAHIVLVVGVILLVVGLLMMLMGRTGHAIGGRRHYY
- a CDS encoding glutamate--cysteine ligase; protein product: MRECRSQEASGQLTFAKTPRTVGIEEEFHLVDLTTRRLATRAPELLPLLPDGYVAELQSCVVETNGSVVSTLPELRADLTARRRVLVDTAATLGLGVVAAGAVPLSVPSEMRVTQTSRYQQMLADYQLLAREQLICGTQIHVGIDDPDESVLVAGRVAAYVPTLLALSASSPFWSDGSDTGYSSVRTLVWQRWPTTGLAPPATSAAEYDALISDLIATGVITDAGMSYFDVRPALRTPTLELRVCDSCPRADTIVLITALFRALVEREIEGLRAGVPAAIVVPPLGRAALWRAARSGLEGDLVDLIHPASRPAGDVVTDLVQMLRPQLEASRDWQTVEELARRALAEGSSAARQRRAMRMRNSLLDVVDHLIAETAAVAPGPHGTLATRRNGSDGG